From Candidatus Neomarinimicrobiota bacterium, one genomic window encodes:
- the flgG gene encoding flagellar basal-body rod protein FlgG, producing the protein MLRSLRTAALGMAAQQLNVDSIANNLANVNTTGYKKSTVEFQDLLYETIHSGSAEGAQGNEKPSEINIGLGNKPISTFRSYSQGAIEETSNPLDMAISGKGFFQVLMPDGGITYSRDGAFRINSVGEIVNSAGLKMYPNISLPDGIQSVSIAQDGVVAAIMEGETIALEIGQVELANFMNPAGLKPIGGNLLEATEASGDPNFGMAGDEGYGTIMQGYLEKSNVDVVKEMINLIVAQRSYEINSKAVKTADEMLAMTNALKR; encoded by the coding sequence ATGCTAAGATCACTTAGAACCGCAGCACTGGGAATGGCAGCACAACAATTAAATGTTGATTCGATTGCCAATAATCTGGCCAATGTAAACACTACTGGTTATAAAAAATCTACAGTTGAATTTCAGGATCTGCTCTATGAAACCATTCATTCCGGTAGTGCCGAAGGGGCTCAGGGGAATGAAAAGCCCAGTGAGATCAACATTGGCCTGGGAAATAAACCGATTTCAACATTTCGATCCTATTCACAGGGAGCGATCGAAGAAACCAGCAATCCCCTGGATATGGCGATCAGTGGGAAGGGCTTCTTTCAAGTATTAATGCCGGATGGCGGGATCACCTACTCTAGAGATGGGGCTTTCAGGATTAATTCTGTTGGCGAGATAGTCAACTCAGCCGGACTCAAGATGTACCCCAATATTAGCCTTCCGGATGGCATTCAAAGTGTTAGCATTGCACAGGATGGTGTGGTTGCAGCCATCATGGAAGGAGAGACCATAGCCTTGGAGATCGGACAGGTTGAGTTGGCTAATTTTATGAATCCAGCCGGGTTGAAACCCATTGGAGGAAATTTATTGGAAGCCACCGAAGCCTCAGGTGATCCAAATTTCGGGATGGCCGGTGATGAAGGGTATGGAACCATCATGCAGGGCTATTTGGAAAAGTCCAATGTTGATGTGGTAAAGGAGATGATCAATTTGATTGTAGCTCAAAGATCCTATGAAATCAATTCCAAGGCAGTGAAAACAGCTGATGAAATGTTGGCTA